The following coding sequences are from one Mytilus trossulus isolate FHL-02 chromosome 8, PNRI_Mtr1.1.1.hap1, whole genome shotgun sequence window:
- the LOC134680638 gene encoding kinase suppressor of Ras 2-like isoform X2: MVDSSEAENGEIKRAISMCTTAQDMIDFTAIKLKGLREQCDPSEEITQKEIRDTETKLIKLFSKQLVAKTQLKAEDNKKHLSEYPKTEQWLTIVGLKSYISDIVKRGLSLNSLLDMTVEELKNLLKRYEAKEDDFHKLNNALQNLKNWTDKQLHGDSRNSCDGDDLSWSNYKSASSSPFSSSSPKYSTASGRQSVSSLPSEASQPLSLPTPSQSTPSSPVPYIDRDRIRRTPPPTPPLVRPKAANNSRYPSTPPPNKKNHLIPEYQPIKKSKSHESQLANKVTDIDGIKALHKQIITIREEELDSRYKKKPNLYLPNNNEILFRRPSDGSEAGGSRGPSGHASPILPSPIHSPIYIDDHNSLVVPKSPKTPYINHYPSNHRFSNTFKITTCDFCHKQMFLGYKCKECKYKCHRDCAGKAAPLCAPNLYLLDPNRHGSPSMVHKLRPNHSCTEFTKDSESSSCNSSTPSSPFLNPHKESYTPSQGLAFEFPDNPLENDLTGSTYSVHTVRNGDVIGSNTSDDSSKTLEGSNTSEKTLPERVNSVDSQDDPLGGNLWRQNSLSVTLKEWDIPYEQLVIEESIGTGRFGIVYKGHWHGKVAIKMLHMDSDTDNQAQLSAFKQEVAMLKKTRHDNLILFMGACMKPPHLAIVTSYCSGQTLYAYVRSTKEKVQMNKAILVASQIAQGMGYLHARGIIHKDLKSKNIFLENGKVVITDFGLFNVTRLCHGNRKGEWLNISPGWLCYLAPEVIRQLQPLSGKLDLPFSEKSDIYAFGTVWYELLCGEWPFRNQPPETVIWQVGKGLKQSLGSISGTREFKDLLMMCWTFNNSDRPDFAWILKALDRLPKKPLHRSPSHPIHISRSAESVFT, translated from the exons acaaaattgatcAAGTTATTTAGTAAGCAGCTGGTAGCAAAAACACAACTGAAAGCTGAAGACAACAAGAAACATCTGTCAGAATATCCCAAAACTGAACAATGGCTGACCATAGTGGGGTTAAAGAGTTACATCTCC GATATTGTAAAGAGAGGACTGTCTTTGAATTCTTTACTAGACATGACTGTAGAAGAACTTAAAAATCTACTCAAAAGATATGAAGCTAAAGAAGACGATTTCCACAAGCTAAATAATGCACtgcaaaatctgaaaaattggacgg ATAAGCAGCTGCATGGAGATAGTAGAAACAGTTGTGATGGAGACGACCTTAGTTGGTCCAATTATAAATCTGCTTCCAGTAGTCCATTTAGTAGTAGTTCTCCAAAATATTCAACAGCCAGTGGCCGTCAGTCTGTGTCGTCACTACCGTCAGAGGCATCACAACCATTATCATTGCCAACACCATCACAAAGCACCCCATCATCTCCTGTACCTTATATAGATAGAGACAGAATAAG gCGAACTCCGCCCCCTACTCCTCCTTTAGTTAGACCAAAAGCTGCCAATAATTCACGATACCCTAGTACGCCTCCGCCAAACAAGAAAAATCACCTGATACCTGAATATCAACCAATCAAGAAGAGTAAATCTCACGAGTCACAACTAGCCAATAAAGTTACAGATATAGATGGCATCAAAGC GTTGCACAAGCAGATCATCACCATCAGAGAAGAAGAATTAGATAGTAG gtataaaaagaaaccaaacTTGTATCTTCCTaacaataatgaaatattattcCGACGTCCTTCTGATGGGTCAGAAGCAGGTGGTAGTCGTGGTCCCTCTGGACATGCTTCACCGATTCTCCCCTCGCCCATACATTCTCCTATATATATTGATGATCACA atagCTTAGTAGTTCCAAAGTCACCTAAAACACCTTATATAAACCATTATCCTTCAAATCATAG GTTTTCTAACACATTTAAGATCACAACTTGTGACTTCTGCCATAAACAGATGTTTCTAGGATACAAATGCAAAGAGTGCAA ATACAAATGTCATCGTGATTGTGCCGGCAAAGCTGCTCCATTGTGTGCTCCCAACTTGTACTTATTAGACCCTAATAGGCATG GATCACCAAGTATGGTACATAAGTTGAGACCAAACCATTCCTGTACTGAGTTTACTAAAGACTCAGAATCATCATCATGTAACTCATCGACTCCTTCATCACCATTCCTTAATCCTCATAAAGAATCTTACACTCCATCACAGGGCTTAGCCTTTGAATTCCCag ATAATCctttagaaaatgatttaacTGGTTCCACATACTCTGTACATACAGTCAGAAACGG tGATGTTATCGGCAGCAACACGTCAGATGACAGCAGTAAAACTCTGGAAGGT agcAATACATCAGAAAAGACACTGCCAGAACGAGTGAATTCAGTAGATAGTCAAGATGACCCATTAGGGGGAAATCTGTGGAGACAAAATAGT ttatcTGTGACCCTAAAAGAATGGGATATTCCATATGAACAGCTGGTTATAGAAGAATCAATTGGTACTGGTagatttggtattgtttataa GGGCCATTGGCATGGTAAAGTAGCCATTAAAATGTTACATATGGATTCCGATACAGATAACCAAGCTCAGCTGTCAGCATTCAAACAAGAG GTTGCAATGTTAAAGAAAACTCGACATgataatttaatattatttatggGTGCTTGTATGAAGCCTCCACATTTAGCTATAGTTACAAG TTATTGTAGTGGCCAAACATTATATGCATATGTACGAAGTACAAAAGAAAAAGTGCAGATGAATAAAGCTATACTGGTAGCTTCTCAAATAGCACAG GGTATGGGATATCTTCATGCAAGGGGAATTATACACAAAGACTTGAagtcaaaaaatatatttttagaaaatggcAAAGTTGTGATAACAGATTTTGGTTTATTTAATGTGACACGATTGTGTCATGGTAACAG AAAGGGAGAGTGGTTAAACATATCACCAGGATGGCTGTGTTACCTGGCTCCAGAAGTTATTAGACAGTTACAACCGTTAAGTGGTAAACTAGATCTCCCATTCTCAGAAAAATCTGATATTTATGCATTTGg GACTGTATGGTATGAGCTTCTCTGTGGTGAGTGGCCATTCCGAAATCAACCTCCAGAAACTGTTATATGGCAGGTGGGAAAGGGACTGAAGCAATCATTAGGAAGTATTTCAGGAACCAGGGAATTTAAG GATTTGTTAATGATGTGTTGGACTTTTAATAATAGTGATAGACCTGACTTTGCCTGGATTTTAAAAGCCTTAGACCGTTTACCTAAAAAACCTCTTCATCGGAGTCCTTCACATCCTATCCATATATCACGCAGTGCCGAATCAGTTTTCACATGA
- the LOC134680638 gene encoding kinase suppressor of Ras 2-like isoform X1 produces MVDSSEAENGEIKRAISMCTTAQDMIDFTAIKLKGLREQCDPSEEITQKEIRDTETKLIKLFSKQLVAKTQLKAEDNKKHLSEYPKTEQWLTIVGLKSYISDIVKRGLSLNSLLDMTVEELKNLLKRYEAKEDDFHKLNNALQNLKNWTDKQLHGDSRNSCDGDDLSWSNYKSASSSPFSSSSPKYSTASGRQSVSSLPSEASQPLSLPTPSQSTPSSPVPYIDRDRIRRTPPPTPPLVRPKAANNSRYPSTPPPNKKNHLIPEYQPIKKSKSHESQLANKVTDIDGIKALHKQIITIREEELDSRYKKKPNLYLPNNNEILFRRPSDGSEAGGSRGPSGHASPILPSPIHSPIYIDDHNSLVVPKSPKTPYINHYPSNHRFETKFSLIGSICDTCHKHILLPGKICRECKYKCHRDCAGKAAPLCAPNLYLLDPNRHGSPSMVHKLRPNHSCTEFTKDSESSSCNSSTPSSPFLNPHKESYTPSQGLAFEFPDNPLENDLTGSTYSVHTVRNGDVIGSNTSDDSSKTLEGSNTSEKTLPERVNSVDSQDDPLGGNLWRQNSLSVTLKEWDIPYEQLVIEESIGTGRFGIVYKGHWHGKVAIKMLHMDSDTDNQAQLSAFKQEVAMLKKTRHDNLILFMGACMKPPHLAIVTSYCSGQTLYAYVRSTKEKVQMNKAILVASQIAQGMGYLHARGIIHKDLKSKNIFLENGKVVITDFGLFNVTRLCHGNRKGEWLNISPGWLCYLAPEVIRQLQPLSGKLDLPFSEKSDIYAFGTVWYELLCGEWPFRNQPPETVIWQVGKGLKQSLGSISGTREFKDLLMMCWTFNNSDRPDFAWILKALDRLPKKPLHRSPSHPIHISRSAESVFT; encoded by the exons acaaaattgatcAAGTTATTTAGTAAGCAGCTGGTAGCAAAAACACAACTGAAAGCTGAAGACAACAAGAAACATCTGTCAGAATATCCCAAAACTGAACAATGGCTGACCATAGTGGGGTTAAAGAGTTACATCTCC GATATTGTAAAGAGAGGACTGTCTTTGAATTCTTTACTAGACATGACTGTAGAAGAACTTAAAAATCTACTCAAAAGATATGAAGCTAAAGAAGACGATTTCCACAAGCTAAATAATGCACtgcaaaatctgaaaaattggacgg ATAAGCAGCTGCATGGAGATAGTAGAAACAGTTGTGATGGAGACGACCTTAGTTGGTCCAATTATAAATCTGCTTCCAGTAGTCCATTTAGTAGTAGTTCTCCAAAATATTCAACAGCCAGTGGCCGTCAGTCTGTGTCGTCACTACCGTCAGAGGCATCACAACCATTATCATTGCCAACACCATCACAAAGCACCCCATCATCTCCTGTACCTTATATAGATAGAGACAGAATAAG gCGAACTCCGCCCCCTACTCCTCCTTTAGTTAGACCAAAAGCTGCCAATAATTCACGATACCCTAGTACGCCTCCGCCAAACAAGAAAAATCACCTGATACCTGAATATCAACCAATCAAGAAGAGTAAATCTCACGAGTCACAACTAGCCAATAAAGTTACAGATATAGATGGCATCAAAGC GTTGCACAAGCAGATCATCACCATCAGAGAAGAAGAATTAGATAGTAG gtataaaaagaaaccaaacTTGTATCTTCCTaacaataatgaaatattattcCGACGTCCTTCTGATGGGTCAGAAGCAGGTGGTAGTCGTGGTCCCTCTGGACATGCTTCACCGATTCTCCCCTCGCCCATACATTCTCCTATATATATTGATGATCACA atagCTTAGTAGTTCCAAAGTCACCTAAAACACCTTATATAAACCATTATCCTTCAAATCATAG ATTTGAGACAAAATTTTCTCTAATTGGAAGTATCTGTGATACGTGTCATAAACACATCCTTTTGCCTGGAAAAATTTGCCGGGAATGCAA ATACAAATGTCATCGTGATTGTGCCGGCAAAGCTGCTCCATTGTGTGCTCCCAACTTGTACTTATTAGACCCTAATAGGCATG GATCACCAAGTATGGTACATAAGTTGAGACCAAACCATTCCTGTACTGAGTTTACTAAAGACTCAGAATCATCATCATGTAACTCATCGACTCCTTCATCACCATTCCTTAATCCTCATAAAGAATCTTACACTCCATCACAGGGCTTAGCCTTTGAATTCCCag ATAATCctttagaaaatgatttaacTGGTTCCACATACTCTGTACATACAGTCAGAAACGG tGATGTTATCGGCAGCAACACGTCAGATGACAGCAGTAAAACTCTGGAAGGT agcAATACATCAGAAAAGACACTGCCAGAACGAGTGAATTCAGTAGATAGTCAAGATGACCCATTAGGGGGAAATCTGTGGAGACAAAATAGT ttatcTGTGACCCTAAAAGAATGGGATATTCCATATGAACAGCTGGTTATAGAAGAATCAATTGGTACTGGTagatttggtattgtttataa GGGCCATTGGCATGGTAAAGTAGCCATTAAAATGTTACATATGGATTCCGATACAGATAACCAAGCTCAGCTGTCAGCATTCAAACAAGAG GTTGCAATGTTAAAGAAAACTCGACATgataatttaatattatttatggGTGCTTGTATGAAGCCTCCACATTTAGCTATAGTTACAAG TTATTGTAGTGGCCAAACATTATATGCATATGTACGAAGTACAAAAGAAAAAGTGCAGATGAATAAAGCTATACTGGTAGCTTCTCAAATAGCACAG GGTATGGGATATCTTCATGCAAGGGGAATTATACACAAAGACTTGAagtcaaaaaatatatttttagaaaatggcAAAGTTGTGATAACAGATTTTGGTTTATTTAATGTGACACGATTGTGTCATGGTAACAG AAAGGGAGAGTGGTTAAACATATCACCAGGATGGCTGTGTTACCTGGCTCCAGAAGTTATTAGACAGTTACAACCGTTAAGTGGTAAACTAGATCTCCCATTCTCAGAAAAATCTGATATTTATGCATTTGg GACTGTATGGTATGAGCTTCTCTGTGGTGAGTGGCCATTCCGAAATCAACCTCCAGAAACTGTTATATGGCAGGTGGGAAAGGGACTGAAGCAATCATTAGGAAGTATTTCAGGAACCAGGGAATTTAAG GATTTGTTAATGATGTGTTGGACTTTTAATAATAGTGATAGACCTGACTTTGCCTGGATTTTAAAAGCCTTAGACCGTTTACCTAAAAAACCTCTTCATCGGAGTCCTTCACATCCTATCCATATATCACGCAGTGCCGAATCAGTTTTCACATGA
- the LOC134680638 gene encoding kinase suppressor of Ras 2-like isoform X3 yields the protein MVDSSEAENGEIKRAISMCTTAQDMIDFTAIKLKGLREQCDPSEEITQKEIRDTETKLIKLFSKQLVAKTQLKAEDNKKHLSEYPKTEQWLTIVGLKSYISDIVKRGLSLNSLLDMTVEELKNLLKRYEAKEDDFHKLNNALQNLKNWTDKQLHGDSRNSCDGDDLSWSNYKSASSSPFSSSSPKYSTASGRQSVSSLPSEASQPLSLPTPSQSTPSSPVPYIDRDRIRRTPPPTPPLVRPKAANNSRYPSTPPPNKKNHLIPEYQPIKKSKSHESQLANKVTDIDGIKAYKKKPNLYLPNNNEILFRRPSDGSEAGGSRGPSGHASPILPSPIHSPIYIDDHNSLVVPKSPKTPYINHYPSNHRFETKFSLIGSICDTCHKHILLPGKICRECKYKCHRDCAGKAAPLCAPNLYLLDPNRHGSPSMVHKLRPNHSCTEFTKDSESSSCNSSTPSSPFLNPHKESYTPSQGLAFEFPDNPLENDLTGSTYSVHTVRNGDVIGSNTSDDSSKTLEGSNTSEKTLPERVNSVDSQDDPLGGNLWRQNSLSVTLKEWDIPYEQLVIEESIGTGRFGIVYKGHWHGKVAIKMLHMDSDTDNQAQLSAFKQEVAMLKKTRHDNLILFMGACMKPPHLAIVTSYCSGQTLYAYVRSTKEKVQMNKAILVASQIAQGMGYLHARGIIHKDLKSKNIFLENGKVVITDFGLFNVTRLCHGNRKGEWLNISPGWLCYLAPEVIRQLQPLSGKLDLPFSEKSDIYAFGTVWYELLCGEWPFRNQPPETVIWQVGKGLKQSLGSISGTREFKDLLMMCWTFNNSDRPDFAWILKALDRLPKKPLHRSPSHPIHISRSAESVFT from the exons acaaaattgatcAAGTTATTTAGTAAGCAGCTGGTAGCAAAAACACAACTGAAAGCTGAAGACAACAAGAAACATCTGTCAGAATATCCCAAAACTGAACAATGGCTGACCATAGTGGGGTTAAAGAGTTACATCTCC GATATTGTAAAGAGAGGACTGTCTTTGAATTCTTTACTAGACATGACTGTAGAAGAACTTAAAAATCTACTCAAAAGATATGAAGCTAAAGAAGACGATTTCCACAAGCTAAATAATGCACtgcaaaatctgaaaaattggacgg ATAAGCAGCTGCATGGAGATAGTAGAAACAGTTGTGATGGAGACGACCTTAGTTGGTCCAATTATAAATCTGCTTCCAGTAGTCCATTTAGTAGTAGTTCTCCAAAATATTCAACAGCCAGTGGCCGTCAGTCTGTGTCGTCACTACCGTCAGAGGCATCACAACCATTATCATTGCCAACACCATCACAAAGCACCCCATCATCTCCTGTACCTTATATAGATAGAGACAGAATAAG gCGAACTCCGCCCCCTACTCCTCCTTTAGTTAGACCAAAAGCTGCCAATAATTCACGATACCCTAGTACGCCTCCGCCAAACAAGAAAAATCACCTGATACCTGAATATCAACCAATCAAGAAGAGTAAATCTCACGAGTCACAACTAGCCAATAAAGTTACAGATATAGATGGCATCAAAGC gtataaaaagaaaccaaacTTGTATCTTCCTaacaataatgaaatattattcCGACGTCCTTCTGATGGGTCAGAAGCAGGTGGTAGTCGTGGTCCCTCTGGACATGCTTCACCGATTCTCCCCTCGCCCATACATTCTCCTATATATATTGATGATCACA atagCTTAGTAGTTCCAAAGTCACCTAAAACACCTTATATAAACCATTATCCTTCAAATCATAG ATTTGAGACAAAATTTTCTCTAATTGGAAGTATCTGTGATACGTGTCATAAACACATCCTTTTGCCTGGAAAAATTTGCCGGGAATGCAA ATACAAATGTCATCGTGATTGTGCCGGCAAAGCTGCTCCATTGTGTGCTCCCAACTTGTACTTATTAGACCCTAATAGGCATG GATCACCAAGTATGGTACATAAGTTGAGACCAAACCATTCCTGTACTGAGTTTACTAAAGACTCAGAATCATCATCATGTAACTCATCGACTCCTTCATCACCATTCCTTAATCCTCATAAAGAATCTTACACTCCATCACAGGGCTTAGCCTTTGAATTCCCag ATAATCctttagaaaatgatttaacTGGTTCCACATACTCTGTACATACAGTCAGAAACGG tGATGTTATCGGCAGCAACACGTCAGATGACAGCAGTAAAACTCTGGAAGGT agcAATACATCAGAAAAGACACTGCCAGAACGAGTGAATTCAGTAGATAGTCAAGATGACCCATTAGGGGGAAATCTGTGGAGACAAAATAGT ttatcTGTGACCCTAAAAGAATGGGATATTCCATATGAACAGCTGGTTATAGAAGAATCAATTGGTACTGGTagatttggtattgtttataa GGGCCATTGGCATGGTAAAGTAGCCATTAAAATGTTACATATGGATTCCGATACAGATAACCAAGCTCAGCTGTCAGCATTCAAACAAGAG GTTGCAATGTTAAAGAAAACTCGACATgataatttaatattatttatggGTGCTTGTATGAAGCCTCCACATTTAGCTATAGTTACAAG TTATTGTAGTGGCCAAACATTATATGCATATGTACGAAGTACAAAAGAAAAAGTGCAGATGAATAAAGCTATACTGGTAGCTTCTCAAATAGCACAG GGTATGGGATATCTTCATGCAAGGGGAATTATACACAAAGACTTGAagtcaaaaaatatatttttagaaaatggcAAAGTTGTGATAACAGATTTTGGTTTATTTAATGTGACACGATTGTGTCATGGTAACAG AAAGGGAGAGTGGTTAAACATATCACCAGGATGGCTGTGTTACCTGGCTCCAGAAGTTATTAGACAGTTACAACCGTTAAGTGGTAAACTAGATCTCCCATTCTCAGAAAAATCTGATATTTATGCATTTGg GACTGTATGGTATGAGCTTCTCTGTGGTGAGTGGCCATTCCGAAATCAACCTCCAGAAACTGTTATATGGCAGGTGGGAAAGGGACTGAAGCAATCATTAGGAAGTATTTCAGGAACCAGGGAATTTAAG GATTTGTTAATGATGTGTTGGACTTTTAATAATAGTGATAGACCTGACTTTGCCTGGATTTTAAAAGCCTTAGACCGTTTACCTAAAAAACCTCTTCATCGGAGTCCTTCACATCCTATCCATATATCACGCAGTGCCGAATCAGTTTTCACATGA